Proteins encoded within one genomic window of Hemitrygon akajei chromosome 13, sHemAka1.3, whole genome shotgun sequence:
- the syt4 gene encoding synaptotagmin-4: MAPVVESGAGVDGVPALIGIASAFALIFTMSMFAWICCQRKSSKANKTPPYKFVHMLKGVDIYPENLSNKKKFGADDKSDPKDKESSKAKLPKNSLHLDLESRDQNGNFTKTPGKVRSSPEIESVHPKTFSEGEKDSISSENSISEKSLAPSEEENNEPKLGSLMFSLMYNFDKKALLVNIIEAHGLPAMDEQSMTSDPYIKMSILPDKKHRVKTRVLRKTLDPAFDETFTFYGIPYSQVQELSLHFLVLSFDRFSRDDVIGEVLVPMAGINLSEGKVQMNRDITRRNCRKSVGRGELLVSLCYQSTTNTLTVVVLKARHLPKNDVSGLSAADPYVKVNLYHDKKRISKKKTHVKKCTLNPVFNELFVFDIPCEGIDNISVEFLVIDFDRMMKNEIIGRLVLGNSVEGTVGEHWREICEHPRRQIAKWHCLSDG, encoded by the exons ATGGCTCCGGTTGTGGAGAGCGGGGCTGGCGTTG atggtgtGCCTGCTCTTATAGGGATAGCCAGTGCGTTTGCCCTGATATTTACGATGTCCATGTTTGCATGGATCTGCTGTCAACGCAAGTCTTCAAAAGCTAACAAAACCCCTCCATATAAATTCGTGCACATGCTGAAGGGAGTCGACATTTACCCTGAGAATCTTAGCAACAAAAAGAAATTCGGAGCCGATGACAAATCGGATCCTAAAGACAAGGAATCATCAAAAGCCAAACTGCCAAAGAACTCGCTCCACTTAGATCTGGAGAGCCGTGATCAGAATGGAAATTTCACCAAAACTCCCGGCAAAGTCCGGAGCTCCCCAGAAATCGAGAGCGTCCACCCCAAGACCTTCTCAGAAGGCGAGAAAGACAGTATATCATCCGAGAACTCCATCTCGGAAAAGTCATTGGCACCCTCTGAAGAGGAAAACAATGAACCCAAACTGGGATCTTTGATGTTCTCCTTAATGTACAACTTCGACAAGAAGGCGTTGCTTGTCAACATTATAGAGGCTCACGGTCTGCCAGCCATGGACGAGCAGTCAATGACGTCTGATCCTTACATTAAAATgtcaatcttgcctgacaaaaaaCACCGAGTGAAAACTCGCGTCCTCAGGAAAACCCTGGACCCAGCTTTTGACGAAACGTTCACTTTTTACGGCATCCCCTACAGCCAAGTGCAGGAACTGTCCCTTCATTTCCTGGTGCTGAGTTTTGACCGTTTTTCCAGAGACGACGTCATTGGCGAGGTGTTGGTGCCAATGGCGGGAATCAATCTCTCAGAAGGCAAAGTGCAGATGAACAGGGACATCACGAGGAGAaactgtcgg AAATCAGTGGGTCGTGGAGAATTATTAGTGTCCCTTTGCTATCAATCTACCACCAACACCCTGACTGTTGTTGTATTAAAAGCTCGCCATCTGCCGAAAAATGATGTGTCTGGATTATCAG CTGCTGACCCTTATGTGAAAGTCAACTTGTACCATGATAAGAAGCGAATATCAAAGAAAAAGACCCATGTAAAGAAGTGCACTCTAAATCCAGTGTTTAATGAGCTCTTTGTCTTTGACATCCCTTGTGAGGGTATCGACAACATAAGCGTCGAGTTTCTGGTCATCGATTTTGACAGAATGATGAAGAACGAAATTATTGGGCGCCTAGTGCTGGGGAACTCGGTAGAAGGGACAGTAGGAGAGCATTGGAGGGAGATCTGTGAGCATCCAAGGCGACAAATTGCCAAATGGCATTGCCTGAGTGATGGTTAG